From a single Agrobacterium tumefaciens genomic region:
- a CDS encoding glutathione S-transferase family protein translates to MPTLFHSPMSTASRFVRLILAEYGFQTDLVEEQPWERRREFLALNPAGTLPVYLDDNMRSLSGPYVLAEFLDETHGVLKRDRRLLAEDPFQRAEIRRLTEWFLQKMENDVTRPLVRERVYKLQMTTAQGGGPPDSKLLRTARNNIRQHIKYLEWLAGSRTWLAGDRLSYADLAAAAGVSVLDYLGEINWLEAPIAKEWYQRLKSRPSFRPFLSERIPRLAPSSHYADLDF, encoded by the coding sequence ATGCCAACTCTCTTTCATTCTCCGATGTCGACCGCATCCCGGTTCGTTCGTCTGATCCTCGCAGAATACGGGTTCCAGACCGATCTCGTGGAAGAGCAGCCGTGGGAAAGACGACGGGAGTTTCTGGCGCTCAATCCGGCCGGCACCCTGCCGGTCTATCTGGATGACAATATGCGCTCGCTGAGCGGGCCTTACGTGCTTGCCGAGTTTCTTGACGAAACGCATGGGGTTTTGAAGCGCGACAGGCGACTTCTGGCAGAAGACCCGTTTCAGCGGGCGGAAATCCGCCGCCTGACCGAGTGGTTTCTGCAGAAGATGGAAAATGACGTGACCCGGCCGCTGGTGCGGGAGCGGGTTTATAAATTGCAGATGACGACAGCGCAGGGTGGCGGTCCGCCGGATTCCAAGCTGTTGCGCACTGCCCGCAACAATATCCGCCAGCACATCAAATATCTGGAGTGGCTGGCCGGTTCGCGAACATGGCTTGCCGGCGACCGGTTGAGCTATGCCGACCTTGCCGCCGCAGCTGGCGTTTCGGTGCTGGATTATCTTGGTGAGATCAACTGGCTCGAGGCGCCGATTGCCAAGGAATGGTATCAGCGGCTGAAATCCCGTCCCTCTTTCCGGCCGTTCCTGAGCGAGCGCATTCCGCGCCTTGCCCCTTCCTCCCACTACGCCGACCTGGATTTTTAA